A DNA window from Candidatus Dormiibacterota bacterium contains the following coding sequences:
- a CDS encoding NADH-ubiquinone oxidoreductase-F iron-sulfur binding region domain-containing protein — MELIPLAPGAESLAAHRQRLGPLPTLPSGQLIAELEASGLLGRGGAGFPVGRKWRAVAERSSGGAVVLANGAEGEPLSLKDRTLMAGRPHLVIDGALLAARAVAADNIIFYVGGEHRAAQAALRDALAERSRDLQGGARIATAPGGYVSGEESAAVHFVNAGDARPTTIPPRPFERGVGGRPTLVQNVESLALAALIARRGHAWYQGLGHGQARGLGLVTVSGAVNHAGVREVEFGSTLGDAAAAAGGVSGDVGAVLLGGYFGGWADVDQQWGLPLDAHSMRARGLALGCGVVHFLPAQTCGVEATARIMTYLASQSARQCGPCVFGLAAIAGATQRLGARSPKADDLERIARWSGQLTGRGACRHPDGAVALLQSAMHVFADDFAAHQRRRCLTTSVPARVAVA; from the coding sequence ATGGAGCTGATCCCGCTTGCGCCCGGGGCCGAAAGCCTCGCCGCGCATCGCCAGCGCCTGGGGCCGCTCCCGACGCTGCCATCCGGCCAGCTGATCGCCGAACTGGAGGCGAGCGGGCTCCTCGGACGAGGCGGCGCCGGCTTCCCGGTGGGGCGCAAGTGGCGAGCGGTCGCCGAACGCTCCTCGGGCGGTGCGGTCGTGCTGGCGAATGGTGCCGAGGGCGAGCCGTTGAGCCTCAAGGATCGGACGTTGATGGCGGGCCGGCCGCATCTCGTGATCGACGGCGCGCTGCTCGCCGCGCGCGCCGTTGCCGCCGACAACATCATCTTTTATGTCGGGGGCGAACACCGTGCGGCCCAAGCGGCGCTGCGAGACGCCCTCGCTGAGCGCAGTCGGGACCTGCAGGGTGGCGCCCGCATCGCCACTGCGCCGGGCGGGTACGTGTCGGGGGAGGAATCCGCCGCGGTGCACTTCGTGAATGCGGGCGATGCCCGCCCGACCACCATACCGCCTCGCCCCTTCGAACGTGGTGTCGGCGGCCGGCCGACGCTGGTGCAGAACGTCGAAAGCCTCGCGTTGGCCGCGCTCATCGCTCGTCGGGGCCACGCCTGGTACCAGGGTCTCGGTCACGGCCAGGCACGTGGCCTTGGCCTCGTCACCGTCTCCGGCGCGGTTAACCATGCTGGGGTTCGCGAAGTCGAATTCGGATCGACGTTGGGGGACGCGGCGGCCGCAGCGGGCGGCGTGAGCGGCGATGTCGGCGCCGTGCTCCTCGGTGGCTACTTCGGGGGCTGGGCTGACGTCGACCAGCAGTGGGGGCTGCCGCTCGACGCGCACTCGATGCGCGCTCGGGGCCTGGCGTTGGGCTGCGGGGTTGTGCACTTCCTCCCCGCCCAGACTTGCGGGGTTGAGGCTACCGCCCGCATCATGACTTACCTCGCCTCGCAGAGCGCGCGTCAGTGCGGACCCTGCGTCTTCGGTCTGGCGGCGATCGCCGGCGCCACCCAGCGGCTGGGTGCGAGGTCGCCGAAGGCTGACGACCTCGAGCGCATCGCCCGCTGGAGCGGGCAGCTGACGGGGCGCGGCGCGTGCCGCCATCCCGATGGGGCGGTCGCCCTGCTGCAGAGTGCGATGCACGTCTTCGCCGACGATTTTGCCGCGCATCAGCGCCGGCGCTGTCTGACGACCTCCGTGCCGGCGAGAGTGGCGGTGGCTTGA
- a CDS encoding ferredoxin, which produces MAETLQIDRIRCDGHGLCAELLPELISLDDWGFPIIKAGTLPPSLVEHARRAVDACPVLALRLASMTPVTQRH; this is translated from the coding sequence ATGGCCGAAACACTGCAGATCGATCGCATCCGCTGCGATGGTCACGGGCTTTGCGCCGAGCTGCTCCCCGAGCTGATCAGCCTGGACGACTGGGGCTTCCCGATCATCAAAGCCGGCACGCTTCCGCCAAGCCTCGTCGAGCATGCCCGGCGCGCCGTCGATGCCTGCCCGGTCCTGGCCCTCCGCCTGGCGTCGATGACACCCGTCACGCAAAGGCACTGA
- a CDS encoding SRPBCC domain-containing protein, with the protein MKFYEATSTISAKPEAIWSILTDGGSYPSWDSGVERVEGRIAPGETIKVYVKVNPGRAFPIKVTEFVPGQRMVWSGGMPLGLFKGVRTYTLSPQGNGTTTFKMREEYTGPMLPMIWRSIPDLGPSFRQFANGLKQRSETAGR; encoded by the coding sequence GTGAAATTCTACGAAGCGACCTCGACGATTTCCGCCAAACCCGAGGCGATCTGGTCGATCCTGACCGACGGCGGCAGCTACCCGTCCTGGGACTCCGGGGTCGAGCGGGTCGAAGGCCGGATCGCGCCGGGCGAGACGATCAAGGTCTATGTGAAAGTCAATCCGGGTCGCGCCTTCCCGATCAAAGTCACGGAGTTCGTGCCCGGGCAACGGATGGTGTGGTCCGGCGGCATGCCGCTCGGGCTCTTCAAGGGGGTGCGGACCTACACGCTGTCGCCACAGGGAAACGGAACCACGACCTTCAAGATGCGGGAGGAGTACACCGGCCCCATGCTGCCGATGATCTGGCGCTCGATCCCGGACCTCGGACCATCCTTCAGGCAATTTGCGAACGGCCTCAAGCAGCGATCCGAAACCGCCGGGCGCTAA
- a CDS encoding metalloregulator ArsR/SmtB family transcription factor, which produces MTALPLAGDPFDALGDTNRRAIVELLGSGGRTVGEIAEALPISRPAVSRHLRLLKQAGLVIDEPRGTRRIYQLHARGVEAVQAYLLEVWGDAATRFKLLAENTRPSRRKA; this is translated from the coding sequence GTGACCGCTCTGCCGCTCGCCGGCGACCCGTTCGACGCACTGGGCGATACCAACCGCCGCGCCATCGTCGAGTTGCTCGGCTCGGGTGGCCGGACGGTTGGCGAAATCGCCGAAGCGCTTCCCATCAGCCGTCCGGCGGTATCGCGGCATCTGCGGCTGCTCAAACAGGCCGGACTCGTCATCGACGAACCCCGCGGCACCCGGCGGATCTACCAGCTGCACGCGCGCGGTGTCGAGGCGGTGCAGGCGTACCTGCTGGAGGTCTGGGGCGACGCCGCGACCCGGTTCAAGCTCCTGGCGGAGAATACCCGCCCCTCGAGGCGTAAGGCGTGA
- a CDS encoding SRPBCC domain-containing protein produces the protein MIEPLRMTFEVQCPVQHAFDVWTQRPASWWPANHTVTADPGVQVVFESRPGGRIFERTPSGREVEWGQITVWDPPRRLCYLWYIRTDRADATEVEIRFNHQGADHTRVEIEHRGWERLGSRGPGWRDANQSGWNGVLPDYVAVCSSAATIDRRST, from the coding sequence GTGATCGAGCCACTGCGGATGACGTTCGAGGTCCAGTGCCCGGTGCAGCACGCCTTCGATGTCTGGACGCAGCGGCCGGCGAGTTGGTGGCCGGCTAACCATACGGTGACCGCCGACCCCGGTGTGCAGGTCGTGTTCGAGAGCCGCCCGGGCGGACGGATCTTCGAGCGAACCCCCTCCGGTCGGGAGGTGGAATGGGGCCAGATCACCGTATGGGACCCACCTCGTCGCCTTTGTTACCTCTGGTACATCCGGACCGATCGAGCGGACGCGACCGAAGTGGAGATCCGCTTCAACCACCAGGGTGCCGATCACACGCGCGTCGAGATCGAACACCGGGGTTGGGAGCGTCTCGGCAGCCGCGGACCGGGGTGGCGCGACGCCAACCAATCCGGATGGAATGGTGTGTTGCCCGACTATGTCGCCGTATGCTCGAGCGCAGCGACTATCGATCGCCGGTCAACGTAA
- a CDS encoding STAS domain-containing protein: MALIDHHADRCVYPRPFADGFDACPAFQAASFIAADSRNKPLGTWRTCRHLGTGNDLENRGRFYPRCALGDKEQRVQWLAQVSPAKLDVVRALQDEFDQLSRPHRERLFDARARLHSGPASAAREPELEQLINGFLGTIDRFLEQNDERFRDVGLPAEPLRQLIKEWVWAWVRTPELATPRLDEKPLEVFDRPARAFLGAPIEPVVSAARRLWDRPLYSDTILQILPTVDPPGLALVGDVDRSNVAAVAQALARACGHAGDVHLDLSGLLFCDLGGLQVIVRASQALGAGHRLVLHGIPRQLERALEIVDWAPLPNLAIAGGVSG; this comes from the coding sequence ATGGCCCTGATTGACCACCACGCTGACCGCTGCGTGTATCCGCGCCCATTTGCCGACGGGTTCGACGCCTGCCCGGCGTTCCAGGCGGCCAGCTTCATCGCCGCCGATTCCCGAAACAAGCCACTCGGCACCTGGCGGACCTGCCGCCATCTCGGCACCGGGAATGACCTGGAGAACCGAGGCCGCTTCTACCCCCGTTGTGCGCTTGGTGACAAGGAGCAGCGCGTGCAATGGCTGGCCCAGGTGAGCCCGGCCAAGCTCGACGTCGTCCGCGCCCTCCAGGACGAGTTCGACCAGCTCAGCCGGCCCCACCGCGAGCGGCTCTTCGACGCCCGCGCCCGCCTCCATTCCGGTCCGGCGTCTGCGGCGCGAGAACCGGAGCTCGAGCAGCTGATCAATGGGTTTCTCGGCACCATCGACCGCTTCCTGGAGCAGAATGACGAGCGCTTTCGGGACGTTGGGCTCCCGGCCGAGCCGCTACGCCAGCTCATCAAGGAGTGGGTCTGGGCCTGGGTTCGGACCCCCGAACTCGCCACGCCGCGACTCGACGAGAAGCCGCTGGAAGTCTTTGACCGGCCGGCCCGCGCCTTCCTGGGGGCTCCCATCGAGCCTGTCGTCTCGGCGGCGCGCCGGCTGTGGGACCGGCCGCTGTACTCGGACACCATTCTCCAGATCCTCCCCACGGTGGATCCTCCGGGTCTGGCCCTGGTCGGCGACGTCGACCGATCGAACGTCGCGGCGGTGGCCCAGGCCCTCGCCCGGGCCTGCGGACATGCTGGCGACGTGCATCTCGACCTCAGTGGTTTGCTCTTCTGCGATCTGGGCGGGCTCCAGGTGATCGTGCGAGCTTCCCAGGCCCTGGGTGCGGGTCACCGCCTCGTGCTCCACGGTATCCCGCGGCAGCTCGAGCGCGCACTGGAGATCGTCGACTGGGCGCCGCTCCCGAATCTGGCGATCGCTGGAGGGGTAAGCGGATGA
- a CDS encoding sensor histidine kinase, whose translation MMGTVPVERFSHEALLYSDMDEYLAGTLAFIREGLATSEPILVVVGAPKIAALKARLGPDAGRVQFKNMADVGANPARIIPAWHQFVESHVGAGRPFRGIGEPIYPERSAAELIECQRHEALLNVAFDEGPAWRLLCPYNTTALPPDVVEEAHRSHPYVAYDHSYVASGLYAEEAIARAPFNTPLPEPPAARATLAFTRMGLRPVRRLVSTEAARAGFASGPIADLVLAVGEVAANSIEHGGGSGTLRIWRDGGVLVCEVRDLGHFDDPLADRRRPAPTQDGGRGLWLANQLCDLVQLRSFKSGTTVRLHMHRDRKPGLPAHASRASVRCER comes from the coding sequence ATGATGGGGACGGTCCCGGTGGAGCGCTTCAGTCATGAGGCGTTGCTCTACTCAGACATGGATGAATACCTGGCCGGTACGCTCGCATTCATCCGGGAGGGGCTTGCGACATCGGAGCCGATTCTGGTGGTGGTTGGGGCGCCGAAGATCGCGGCGCTCAAGGCTCGGCTCGGGCCCGACGCCGGCCGCGTGCAGTTCAAGAATATGGCCGACGTGGGCGCCAATCCCGCCCGCATCATCCCGGCGTGGCACCAGTTCGTCGAGTCGCATGTCGGGGCGGGGCGTCCGTTCCGCGGGATCGGCGAGCCAATCTACCCGGAGCGTTCGGCTGCCGAGCTCATCGAATGCCAGCGCCACGAAGCGCTCCTCAACGTGGCCTTCGACGAAGGACCGGCCTGGCGACTCCTGTGCCCCTACAACACGACGGCGCTTCCGCCGGACGTGGTTGAGGAGGCACACCGCAGCCATCCGTATGTCGCCTACGATCACTCGTACGTCGCCAGCGGCCTCTACGCCGAGGAGGCGATTGCGCGCGCGCCGTTCAACACCCCGCTTCCGGAGCCGCCAGCCGCCCGCGCGACGCTGGCGTTCACCCGGATGGGGCTCAGGCCGGTACGCCGGCTGGTGTCGACCGAAGCCGCACGGGCCGGCTTCGCCAGCGGACCGATCGCCGATCTGGTCCTAGCCGTCGGCGAAGTCGCGGCCAACAGCATCGAGCACGGCGGCGGGTCGGGTACCCTCCGGATCTGGCGCGACGGCGGCGTCCTGGTCTGCGAGGTTCGGGACCTCGGACATTTCGATGACCCGCTCGCCGACCGGCGCCGACCCGCTCCCACACAGGACGGCGGCCGCGGGCTCTGGCTGGCGAACCAGCTCTGCGACCTGGTACAGCTACGCTCCTTCAAGAGCGGGACGACGGTGCGGCTGCACATGCATCGCGACCGCAAGCCGGGCCTGCCGGCCCACGCGAGCCGCGCTTCAGTGCGATGCGAGCGTTAG
- a CDS encoding acetyl-CoA C-acetyltransferase, whose protein sequence is MPEAVIVAYGRSPIGRAGKGSLVEVRPDDLAAHVMNKVLQKVPQLARGTIDDVICGCGLPAGEQGFNLGRAVSILTRLDVPGTTVNRYCASSLQTSRMAFHAIKAGEGNAFLSIGVECVSRYVNGFADQPDAQNPRLKRGNTEEYPDIYIAMGETAENVADLKQITREEMDRYAVKSQTRAVQSRDGGFFDREIIPVPLPNGTTMSRDDGPRPNTTIEVLATLKPVFRENGRVTAGNSCPLNDGAAAVVITSDRRAKDLGIRPLARIVATGVSALEPEIMGLGPIEASRQALKRAGMSIEDVDIVEINEAFAAQVIPSARELGIDPFSDKLNPHGGSIALGHPFGMTGARILCTLLNGLVTEDKTIGLETMCVGGGQGMAMIIERL, encoded by the coding sequence ATGCCGGAAGCTGTCATCGTCGCCTACGGTCGATCCCCAATCGGACGAGCGGGCAAGGGCTCGCTGGTCGAGGTGCGTCCGGATGACCTGGCAGCCCACGTCATGAACAAGGTGCTGCAAAAAGTGCCGCAGCTCGCCCGTGGGACGATCGACGACGTGATCTGCGGCTGCGGCCTCCCGGCCGGCGAGCAGGGATTCAACCTTGGCCGGGCGGTGAGCATCCTGACCCGTCTCGATGTGCCGGGGACGACGGTCAACCGATACTGTGCCTCGTCATTACAAACCAGCCGCATGGCCTTCCACGCCATCAAGGCTGGAGAAGGGAACGCCTTCCTCTCGATCGGTGTGGAGTGCGTCTCGCGATACGTCAATGGGTTTGCCGACCAGCCGGATGCCCAGAACCCCCGCCTCAAGCGGGGCAACACCGAAGAGTACCCCGACATCTATATCGCGATGGGAGAAACCGCGGAAAACGTCGCCGACCTGAAGCAGATCACGCGTGAGGAAATGGATCGCTACGCCGTCAAGAGCCAGACGCGTGCCGTCCAGTCGCGCGACGGCGGCTTCTTCGACCGAGAAATCATCCCCGTGCCACTGCCAAACGGCACAACGATGAGCCGCGATGACGGCCCGCGTCCCAATACCACGATAGAGGTCCTTGCAACCCTCAAGCCAGTGTTCCGAGAAAACGGGCGCGTTACGGCCGGCAATTCGTGTCCGCTGAACGACGGCGCGGCCGCGGTCGTGATCACCTCCGACCGCCGGGCGAAGGACCTCGGGATCCGTCCGCTGGCCAGGATCGTCGCCACCGGGGTCTCCGCACTCGAGCCCGAGATCATGGGCCTTGGCCCGATCGAGGCGTCGCGGCAGGCGCTCAAGCGCGCGGGGATGTCGATCGAGGACGTCGATATCGTGGAGATCAACGAAGCGTTTGCCGCACAGGTGATCCCCTCCGCTCGGGAGCTAGGGATCGACCCCTTCAGCGACAAGCTGAATCCGCACGGCGGCTCGATCGCGCTCGGTCATCCATTCGGCATGACCGGGGCCCGCATTCTCTGCACGCTGCTCAACGGTCTCGTCACCGAAGACAAGACGATCGGCCTGGAAACGATGTGCGTGGGCGGCGGACAGGGAATGGCGATGATCATTGAACGCCTCTAA
- a CDS encoding DUF1326 domain-containing protein: MAQAMSATTQPKTKFVVEGDYFEACSCKVMCSCIFLAPATEDHCDVFIGWHIRNGKMGDVDLKGLNAALVVWSPKQMTDGGWKLALYIDERANKGQAEALTGIFSGGAGGHLANLGPLVGSVAGVTAAPITFESGAGKRRLAVGQYLRGEIEELKGGDGQSPVVISNAPFGAVTQPVRKGKAGVVRYDHFWKAEVDGTNAFLTEFRYEN, from the coding sequence ATGGCCCAGGCTATGTCGGCAACGACTCAGCCGAAGACGAAGTTCGTGGTCGAGGGCGACTACTTCGAGGCATGCAGCTGCAAGGTGATGTGTTCGTGCATCTTCCTGGCACCGGCCACCGAGGATCACTGCGACGTTTTCATCGGTTGGCACATCAGGAACGGGAAGATGGGCGATGTCGACCTCAAGGGGCTCAACGCGGCACTGGTTGTGTGGTCGCCCAAGCAGATGACGGACGGTGGCTGGAAACTCGCGCTGTATATCGATGAGCGGGCAAACAAGGGGCAGGCGGAGGCGCTAACCGGGATCTTCTCGGGCGGGGCAGGTGGACATCTCGCCAACCTCGGTCCTCTCGTGGGCAGCGTCGCCGGCGTGACGGCCGCACCCATCACGTTCGAGAGTGGCGCTGGGAAGCGCCGACTGGCGGTCGGCCAGTACCTTCGCGGCGAGATCGAGGAACTCAAAGGCGGCGACGGGCAGTCTCCAGTGGTGATAAGCAACGCGCCGTTTGGGGCCGTGACCCAGCCCGTTCGGAAGGGCAAGGCCGGCGTCGTGCGTTATGACCACTTCTGGAAGGCTGAGGTCGATGGCACGAATGCCTTCCTGACAGAATTCCGTTACGAGAACTAG
- a CDS encoding DUF2182 domain-containing protein, protein MIAQSSAARLRRQRNVVLASLLTLAGACWLVVLRQAGTTQGMGLTMGLTLPLFLLAWVAMMIAMMFPTAAPMIVMFGTVAAGKQQRAQPFVPTWVFVSAYLTVWISFGVVAYAAAAGLEAVAMQSTWLMGNAVRLGGAVLLVGGLYQLSPLKSLCLAKCRSPLSFLLTSWRDGYGGAFVMGLKHGAYCLGCCWLLFAILFPLGVMNISAMVLLTLLIFAEKSLRWGSAIARVAGVALVAYGAVVLVTAHGLPGMTM, encoded by the coding sequence GTGATCGCCCAGTCGAGCGCCGCACGACTTCGCCGTCAACGTAATGTCGTCTTGGCTTCGCTGCTGACGCTTGCCGGGGCCTGTTGGCTCGTCGTGCTTCGCCAGGCGGGTACGACGCAGGGGATGGGACTCACCATGGGGCTGACGCTGCCACTCTTCCTGCTCGCCTGGGTGGCGATGATGATCGCCATGATGTTCCCGACGGCGGCGCCGATGATCGTGATGTTTGGGACGGTGGCGGCGGGGAAACAGCAGCGCGCCCAACCGTTCGTCCCGACCTGGGTGTTTGTCAGTGCCTACCTCACCGTGTGGATTAGCTTTGGGGTGGTGGCCTACGCCGCGGCCGCCGGCCTCGAGGCGGTGGCGATGCAGTCGACCTGGCTGATGGGCAACGCAGTGCGGCTCGGCGGTGCCGTCCTGCTGGTCGGAGGCCTCTACCAACTGTCTCCGCTCAAGAGCCTCTGTCTGGCGAAGTGCCGGAGCCCGCTGAGCTTCCTCCTCACATCGTGGCGCGATGGGTACGGCGGCGCCTTCGTCATGGGCCTGAAGCACGGCGCCTACTGCCTGGGCTGCTGCTGGCTGCTCTTCGCCATCCTCTTCCCGCTCGGCGTGATGAACATCTCGGCCATGGTCTTGCTCACGCTCCTCATCTTTGCCGAGAAATCGCTGCGATGGGGATCGGCGATCGCAAGAGTTGCCGGCGTTGCGCTCGTGGCGTACGGTGCCGTCGTCCTCGTGACCGCGCACGGTCTACCCGGAATGACGATGTAG
- a CDS encoding DJ-1/PfpI family protein yields MSTPKVLILTGDAGESLEVMYPYQRLKEEGYDVQIAALTKKKLHFVVHDFEPGYDTYTEKPGYSWDADLAFKDVNPADYAAVVIPGGRAPEYIRNDRDVQRIIRHFFDEEKPVAQLCHAPLVLAAAGVLKGRRSAAYPALEPDVKAAGATYVDSDAVVDGQMVSARAWPDHPSWMREFIRLLQKKAPVAAKEAAGVR; encoded by the coding sequence ATGTCGACGCCAAAAGTTCTGATCCTGACCGGTGATGCCGGTGAGTCGTTGGAAGTGATGTATCCCTATCAGCGGCTCAAGGAAGAGGGATACGACGTCCAGATCGCGGCGCTGACCAAGAAGAAACTGCACTTCGTCGTCCATGACTTCGAGCCCGGCTACGACACCTACACGGAGAAGCCCGGATATAGCTGGGACGCCGACCTCGCCTTCAAGGACGTCAACCCCGCCGACTACGCGGCTGTCGTTATCCCCGGCGGGCGCGCCCCGGAGTACATCCGCAACGACCGCGACGTTCAACGGATCATCCGTCACTTCTTCGACGAGGAGAAACCGGTCGCCCAACTCTGTCACGCCCCGTTGGTGCTGGCCGCCGCCGGCGTGCTGAAGGGCAGGCGTTCGGCCGCCTATCCGGCCCTCGAGCCCGACGTCAAGGCGGCGGGCGCTACCTATGTCGATTCCGACGCGGTGGTGGACGGGCAGATGGTCTCGGCCCGGGCCTGGCCCGATCATCCGAGCTGGATGCGAGAGTTCATCCGCCTGCTGCAGAAGAAGGCTCCTGTCGCTGCCAAAGAAGCTGCCGGCGTCCGCTAA
- a CDS encoding SDR family oxidoreductase, protein MQTWGGVAGKRVVITGATSGIGLAAAVELARRGALLTLVARSEVRAADAVRQIQAAARDASVDVLTADLASQASIRQFAFDAQAKYSSIEVLINNAGAIYSTRQLSPDGIELTWAVNHLAPFLLTTLLLDRLKASAPARIVTTSSDAHEGARIPFDDLNAERSWGGFGFPRYGQTKLANILFTGELARRLAGTGVTANCFHPGFVATGFNRNNGFLMRIGMAISRPFAHSAVKGAQTLVWLVDSDAAGATTGGYFVDEHVVAPSAAAQDREAASRLWQLSEAQFRA, encoded by the coding sequence ATGCAGACCTGGGGTGGCGTGGCCGGCAAGCGCGTCGTGATCACCGGAGCGACGAGCGGGATTGGATTGGCAGCGGCCGTCGAGCTTGCCCGGCGGGGAGCCTTGCTCACGCTGGTCGCCAGGAGCGAGGTGAGGGCCGCCGACGCGGTTCGCCAGATCCAGGCCGCAGCCAGGGACGCGAGCGTGGACGTGCTGACCGCGGACCTTGCGTCACAGGCGAGCATCCGGCAATTCGCCTTCGACGCCCAGGCGAAGTACTCCAGCATCGAGGTGCTGATCAACAACGCGGGCGCGATTTACTCAACGCGACAGCTCAGCCCCGATGGCATCGAGCTAACCTGGGCCGTGAATCACCTGGCGCCGTTCCTGCTCACCACCTTGCTGCTCGACCGCCTGAAGGCCAGCGCGCCGGCGCGGATTGTCACCACCTCATCGGATGCGCACGAGGGTGCCCGAATCCCCTTCGACGACTTGAATGCCGAGCGCTCGTGGGGCGGCTTCGGGTTTCCGCGCTATGGCCAGACCAAGCTGGCCAATATTCTCTTCACGGGCGAGCTGGCGCGCCGCCTGGCCGGCACCGGCGTCACCGCCAACTGCTTCCATCCGGGATTCGTGGCCACCGGCTTCAATCGCAACAACGGTTTTCTGATGCGCATCGGCATGGCGATCTCACGGCCGTTCGCTCACAGCGCCGTGAAGGGCGCGCAGACGTTGGTCTGGCTCGTCGACTCGGATGCCGCGGGTGCGACCACCGGTGGCTACTTTGTCGACGAGCACGTGGTCGCGCCATCAGCGGCGGCTCAGGATCGCGAGGCCGCCAGCCGTCTCTGGCAGCTTAGCGAGGCGCAGTTCCGCGCCTGA
- a CDS encoding siderophore-interacting protein, which yields MPEPRTLPLLLASVEDVTPHMRRIQLTGPSLEAFEYFAGQDLALPVVRDDGSVVRRRYTIRRYDPERRLIDLDFVMHGDGPGIRWAQAARPGLAIEAIGPRGKIGLNPNAKSHLFAGDATAVPGSLAMMEALPAGVRANAYLMVGGPRERQSFAADATKTVTWHYESGMGGPDGLVAAVSAVGVVPDAGHAYLAGEVALVSALNATLLARGWTADQISAKAYWNRGRANADRGEPEVKA from the coding sequence ATGCCTGAACCGAGGACGCTGCCCCTACTTCTCGCCTCGGTGGAGGACGTCACGCCACACATGCGCCGGATCCAGCTCACCGGTCCATCACTCGAGGCATTCGAATATTTCGCTGGGCAGGACCTGGCCCTGCCGGTCGTGCGCGATGACGGCAGCGTCGTTCGCCGCCGATACACGATCCGCCGGTATGATCCCGAGCGGCGCCTGATCGACCTCGACTTCGTGATGCACGGTGATGGTCCCGGCATCCGGTGGGCGCAGGCAGCGCGCCCTGGTCTGGCCATCGAGGCGATCGGCCCGCGCGGAAAGATCGGCCTGAATCCAAACGCGAAATCGCACCTGTTTGCCGGTGACGCGACGGCGGTCCCGGGCTCGTTGGCCATGATGGAGGCGCTGCCCGCCGGCGTGCGCGCCAATGCGTACCTGATGGTTGGCGGTCCCCGCGAGCGGCAGTCGTTCGCGGCCGACGCCACCAAGACGGTGACCTGGCACTACGAGAGCGGCATGGGCGGACCCGATGGGCTGGTCGCTGCCGTCTCAGCCGTCGGGGTCGTACCCGATGCAGGGCACGCGTACCTGGCCGGCGAGGTCGCTTTGGTCTCGGCACTCAACGCCACCCTCCTCGCTCGCGGCTGGACCGCCGATCAGATCTCGGCCAAGGCGTACTGGAACCGCGGCCGAGCGAATGCCGATCGGGGCGAGCCTGAGGTGAAGGCTTAA